The stretch of DNA CTGGCCCGCTTCGGCATGGAGGTCTTCCGCGGTTCACCGCGGCAGGCCGACCTGATGATCGTGGCCGGGCGTGTGAGCCAGAAGATGGCGCCGGTCCTGCGGCAGGTCTATGACCAGATGCCCAACCCCAAGTGGGTCATTTCCATGGGGGTTTGCGCTTCATCCGGCGGGATGTTCAACAATTACGCGATTGTGCAGGGTGTGGATCACATTGTCCCTGTTGACATCTATTTGCCCGGCTGTCCGCCGCGGCCCGAGATGCTGATGGACGCCATCCTCAAGCTCCACCAGAAGATCCAGGGCGGAAAGCTCGGGGTCAACGCCGAGGAAGCGGCCCGCGAGGCGGAGGAAGCGGCCCTCAAGGCGCTCCCCACCATCGAGATGAAGGGGCTGCTGCGGTGAGCGACGCGCACGACGAGCACCGAAACGGGAACGCGAACGGGAGCGCGAACGGCAACGGCGTTCCCGCCCCCCGCGACGAGGCAGGCAAGGTCATCGGCGTCCGCAAGGGCATGTTCGGCGCCAGCAACGGCGGCGACACGTCCGGTTACGGCGGGCTCGTTCGGACGGTCACCCTGCCGGGCGCCTCCGCGCGCCCGTACGGCGGCTGGTTCGACGAAGTCGCGGACGAGCTGGAGGGGGCCCTGGAAGAGCAGGGGCTGCTGCCGGAGAACGCGATCGAGAAGACGGTCGTCGACCGTGACGAGCTCACCTTCCACATCGCGCGCGAGCACCTCGTGCGGGTCGCCCAGACCCTGCGCGACGACCCGGCCCTGCGCTTCGAGCTCTGCACGGGCGTCTCGGGGGTGCACTTCCTGGAGGACAAGGGCCGCGAGCTGCACGCCGTCTACCACCTGCG from Streptomyces sp. BA2 encodes:
- a CDS encoding NuoB/complex I 20 kDa subunit family protein, producing MGLEEKLPSGFLLTTVEQAAGWVRKSSVFPATFGLACCAIEMMTTGAGRYDLARFGMEVFRGSPRQADLMIVAGRVSQKMAPVLRQVYDQMPNPKWVISMGVCASSGGMFNNYAIVQGVDHIVPVDIYLPGCPPRPEMLMDAILKLHQKIQGGKLGVNAEEAAREAEEAALKALPTIEMKGLLR
- a CDS encoding NADH-quinone oxidoreductase subunit C, with the protein product MSDAHDEHRNGNANGSANGNGVPAPRDEAGKVIGVRKGMFGASNGGDTSGYGGLVRTVTLPGASARPYGGWFDEVADELEGALEEQGLLPENAIEKTVVDRDELTFHIAREHLVRVAQTLRDDPALRFELCTGVSGVHFLEDKGRELHAVYHLRSITHNRLIRLEVSAPDADPHVPSLVAVYPTNDWHERETYDFFGLIFDGHPALTRIMMPDDWQGFPQRKDYPLGGIPVEYKGAQIPAPDQRRSYS